A single region of the Corallococcus macrosporus genome encodes:
- a CDS encoding HesA/MoeB/ThiF family protein — MHGSPDTDHHARIPHATRIERARVLVVGAGGLGCPASLALAQGGVGHLTLVDPDRVDVTNLPRQLWHRTQDVGRFKAESAAAGLLRAFPGLSVEALPERLDAGNAEGLFREHDLVVDATDGVATKFFLSDVAVLTGVPLVYGGVLRMNGQALRIDPGGPCLRCLYEDVPPPDAVPTCAQAGVLGAMAGLIGAVQALLALELLAGAATGPRGQATLHVLDGETLEGRTVKVTRAPGCPGCNIQTLPPFPSSQEDTACPT; from the coding sequence ATGCACGGTTCGCCGGATACCGACCACCACGCGCGCATTCCCCACGCCACCCGCATCGAGCGCGCGCGGGTGCTGGTAGTGGGGGCAGGCGGCCTGGGCTGTCCGGCGTCGCTCGCGCTGGCGCAGGGCGGAGTGGGCCACCTGACGCTGGTGGATCCGGACCGGGTGGACGTGACGAACCTGCCCCGGCAGCTCTGGCACCGCACCCAGGACGTTGGCCGCTTCAAGGCGGAGTCCGCCGCCGCGGGCCTGCTGCGCGCCTTCCCCGGCCTGAGCGTGGAGGCCCTGCCGGAGCGGCTGGACGCGGGCAACGCGGAGGGCCTCTTCCGCGAGCACGACCTGGTGGTGGACGCGACGGACGGCGTGGCCACCAAGTTCTTCCTGTCGGACGTGGCGGTGCTCACCGGCGTGCCGCTGGTGTACGGCGGCGTGCTGCGCATGAACGGCCAGGCCCTGCGCATCGACCCCGGCGGGCCGTGCCTGCGCTGCCTCTACGAGGACGTGCCGCCCCCGGACGCGGTGCCCACCTGCGCGCAGGCGGGCGTGCTGGGCGCGATGGCGGGGCTCATCGGCGCGGTGCAGGCGCTGCTCGCGCTGGAGCTGCTGGCGGGCGCGGCGACGGGGCCGCGGGGTCAGGCCACGCTGCACGTGCTCGACGGCGAGACGCTGGAGGGGCGCACGGTGAAGGTGACGCGCGCGCCCGGCTGCCCGGGGTGCAACATCCAGACGCTGCCCCCGTTCCCCTCGTCCCAGGAGGACACCGCATGCCCGACGTGA
- the fghA gene encoding S-formylglutathione hydrolase: MSAVTPTLVSEHACFGGTQSFWKHPSEACGGEMRFSVYTPPQAKHGKVPVLYYLAGLTCTEETFAIKGGAQRVAAELGLMLVAPDTSPRGAGIPGEDADWDFGTGAGFYLDATQEPWKARYRMGTYITKELPGIIGAHFPARMDREGIFGHSMGGHGALVTALRDPGRYRSVSAFAPIGAPIRSPWGKKAFGGYLGPDEATWREYDATELLKAGRRVPALLVDQGTKDKFLPDQLHPHFLKEACEAAGQPLTLRMQEGYDHGYYFISTFMEDHLRHHGAALNAG; encoded by the coding sequence ATGAGCGCCGTGACTCCGACGCTCGTCAGCGAGCACGCGTGCTTCGGAGGGACGCAGTCCTTCTGGAAGCACCCGTCCGAGGCCTGCGGCGGTGAGATGCGCTTCAGCGTCTACACGCCGCCCCAGGCGAAGCACGGCAAGGTGCCGGTGCTGTACTACCTGGCGGGCCTCACCTGCACGGAGGAGACGTTCGCCATCAAGGGCGGTGCGCAGCGCGTGGCGGCCGAGCTGGGGCTGATGCTCGTGGCGCCGGACACCAGTCCTCGCGGCGCGGGCATCCCGGGCGAGGACGCGGACTGGGACTTCGGCACCGGCGCGGGCTTCTACCTGGACGCCACCCAGGAGCCCTGGAAGGCGCGCTACCGCATGGGCACGTACATCACGAAGGAGCTGCCCGGCATCATTGGCGCGCACTTCCCCGCGCGCATGGACCGCGAGGGCATCTTCGGGCACTCCATGGGCGGGCACGGCGCGCTGGTGACGGCGCTGCGCGACCCGGGCCGGTACCGGTCCGTGTCCGCGTTCGCGCCCATTGGCGCGCCCATCCGCAGCCCCTGGGGCAAGAAGGCCTTTGGCGGCTACCTGGGGCCGGATGAGGCGACGTGGCGCGAGTACGACGCCACGGAGCTGCTGAAGGCTGGCCGGCGCGTGCCGGCACTGCTCGTGGACCAGGGGACGAAGGACAAGTTCCTGCCGGACCAGCTGCACCCGCACTTCCTCAAGGAAGCCTGCGAGGCGGCGGGCCAGCCCCTCACCCTGCGCATGCAGGAGGGGTACGACCACGGCTACTACTTCATCTCCACGTTCATGGAAGACCACCTGCGCCACCATGGCGCGGCGCTGAACGCGGGCTGA
- a CDS encoding RNA polymerase sigma factor, whose translation MEGVTDEALMDQFCQGDHPAFEALFARHAGRVHGFLARMVRDGPLAEDLMQTTFLSVIRARGRYERGTRFTPWLLTIAANAARDALRHQQHVDAHAHAPPEGLLAVPAPDGDPAMRRRIEDALQQLPVEQREAVVLSKLEGWSFEEIAEMRGIRAGAARLRAHRGYEKLRELLGGLEEVS comes from the coding sequence ATGGAAGGCGTCACGGACGAAGCGCTCATGGACCAGTTCTGTCAGGGAGACCACCCGGCGTTCGAAGCGCTGTTCGCCCGGCATGCCGGGCGTGTGCACGGCTTCCTCGCCCGCATGGTGAGGGACGGACCGCTGGCGGAGGACCTCATGCAGACCACGTTCCTCTCCGTCATCCGCGCCCGGGGCCGCTACGAGCGGGGCACGCGCTTCACCCCCTGGCTGCTCACCATCGCGGCGAACGCGGCCCGGGACGCGCTGCGGCACCAGCAGCACGTGGACGCGCATGCCCACGCGCCGCCGGAAGGGCTCCTGGCCGTGCCCGCGCCGGACGGCGACCCGGCCATGCGCCGGCGCATCGAGGACGCGCTCCAGCAGTTGCCCGTGGAGCAGCGCGAGGCCGTGGTGCTGAGCAAGCTCGAGGGCTGGTCCTTCGAGGAGATCGCCGAGATGCGAGGCATCCGCGCGGGTGCGGCGCGGCTGCGGGCACACCGGGGCTACGAGAAGCTGCGCGAGCTGCTCGGCGGATTGGAGGAGGTGTCATGA
- a CDS encoding FKBP-type peptidyl-prolyl cis-trans isomerase: protein MKIGKDSVVAIDYKLHLGDGKIVDESEAGDPLVYLHGYEEIVPGLEKALEGKSAGESLKTVVSAADGYGDYDPEGVEEVPRTEFPDDLEIKAGGILSATDPEGDEVDFLVKEVRKDTVLVDFNHPFAGKELHFEVTIKEVRAATPEELEHGHAHGPGEDHDH, encoded by the coding sequence ATGAAAATCGGCAAGGACAGTGTTGTCGCCATTGACTACAAGCTGCACCTCGGCGACGGGAAGATCGTGGACGAGAGCGAGGCAGGCGATCCGCTCGTCTACCTGCACGGCTACGAAGAGATCGTCCCCGGCCTGGAGAAGGCGCTGGAGGGCAAGTCCGCGGGCGAGTCGCTGAAGACGGTCGTCTCCGCGGCGGATGGCTACGGCGACTACGACCCGGAAGGCGTGGAAGAGGTCCCCCGGACCGAGTTCCCCGACGACCTGGAGATCAAGGCCGGCGGCATCCTGAGCGCCACGGACCCGGAAGGGGACGAGGTCGACTTCCTGGTGAAGGAAGTTCGCAAGGACACGGTGCTGGTGGACTTCAACCACCCGTTCGCCGGCAAGGAGCTGCACTTCGAGGTCACCATCAAGGAAGTGCGCGCCGCCACGCCCGAGGAGCTCGAGCACGGCCACGCGCACGGCCCCGGTGAGGACCACGATCACTGA
- a CDS encoding Carotenogenesis protein CarS, whose protein sequence is MKHDPSLILTEDVDGAPVRIGATVMVVRTEPDDVISERFLGRVGVVVALVFDDPATQYPADPLIQVRVAGVGEDLFFAREIVEVPQGHFVTFGSSSSG, encoded by the coding sequence ATGAAGCACGACCCCTCGCTCATCTTGACGGAAGACGTGGACGGCGCGCCGGTGCGCATTGGCGCGACGGTGATGGTGGTCCGCACCGAGCCGGACGACGTCATCTCCGAGCGCTTCCTGGGCCGCGTGGGCGTCGTCGTGGCGCTCGTCTTCGATGATCCGGCCACGCAGTACCCGGCGGATCCGCTCATCCAGGTCCGCGTGGCCGGCGTGGGCGAAGACCTGTTCTTCGCCCGGGAGATCGTCGAGGTGCCGCAGGGTCACTTCGTCACGTTCGGGTCGTCCAGCTCCGGGTAG
- a CDS encoding DUF1109 domain-containing protein, translating into MSAPSDPWRSTPPRLDPKAMQRALEASRAELALKRPVRSWRAQAVGLFAASAGLAFAVAGVFLALGRITGAVLTGRAPMLAMLLSTGAVCSWGALSPRGRRLRWVGVGMALVSSALLVLTRAAPRGPSTLPEWVCTVSHVALALVPLVVAVVALRSAAFDPLRAAVAGLSVGTVGAFMGELACEQGPGHVAIYHLGAWALLTFTTWALSKRLKPRTYAP; encoded by the coding sequence ATGAGCGCTCCTTCGGACCCGTGGCGGTCCACCCCACCCCGTCTGGACCCGAAGGCGATGCAGCGCGCGCTGGAGGCGTCGCGCGCGGAGCTGGCGCTGAAGCGGCCGGTGCGCTCCTGGCGCGCTCAGGCGGTGGGGCTGTTCGCGGCGTCCGCGGGCCTGGCGTTCGCGGTGGCCGGGGTGTTCCTGGCGCTGGGGCGCATCACGGGCGCGGTGCTGACGGGCCGCGCGCCGATGCTGGCGATGCTCCTGTCCACGGGCGCGGTCTGCTCGTGGGGGGCGCTGTCCCCGCGCGGGCGCCGGCTGCGGTGGGTGGGCGTGGGGATGGCGCTGGTGAGCTCCGCGCTGCTGGTGCTGACACGGGCGGCCCCGAGGGGCCCCTCCACGCTGCCCGAGTGGGTGTGCACGGTGAGCCATGTGGCGCTGGCGCTGGTGCCCCTGGTGGTGGCGGTGGTGGCGCTGCGGTCGGCCGCGTTCGACCCGCTGCGCGCGGCGGTGGCGGGGCTGTCGGTGGGGACGGTGGGCGCGTTCATGGGCGAGCTGGCGTGTGAGCAGGGCCCCGGACACGTGGCCATCTATCACCTGGGGGCGTGGGCGCTGCTGACGTTCACGACCTGGGCGCTGTCGAAACGACTCAAACCCCGGACCTACGCACCATGA
- a CDS encoding DEAD/DEAH box helicase has protein sequence MSASFKSLGLSPETLGAVKRARFGAPTPIQAQAIPPALSGRDVIGCAATGTGKTAAYLLPMIERFAGERGTLGLILTPTRELAQQVTEQARFFGESLRVLPTLIVGGEDMNAQVDALKERPTLIVATPGRLVDLLGVKAVNLSRIQTLVLDEADRMLDMGFLPQINQILHALPRERQTLLFSATLGADVTRFGQRALHKPVRVEVTPSGTPAPRAEQHLYIVKPEEKWPLLLTLLAQDQASALVFVRTQQRADKMKELLAAAGHKSAALHAGRTQAQRRQALEGFRRGQYRCLVATDLAARGLDVDDIGHVISLDVPHGPEDYVHRIGRTARAAASGRASLFALEVERRTLQDIERIIRQELPRTEVPRKDPIFQREMAAFLAKQRDPGPPQADHGRSKRPEGAAPGRHARTHGKGRPKGPSGQ, from the coding sequence ATGAGTGCTTCCTTCAAGTCCCTGGGCCTGTCCCCCGAAACGCTGGGCGCCGTGAAGCGTGCCCGCTTCGGCGCTCCCACGCCCATCCAGGCGCAGGCCATCCCGCCCGCGCTGTCCGGCCGCGACGTCATCGGCTGCGCGGCCACCGGCACCGGCAAGACGGCCGCCTACCTGCTCCCCATGATTGAACGCTTCGCGGGCGAGCGCGGCACGCTGGGCCTCATCCTCACGCCCACGCGCGAGCTGGCGCAGCAGGTGACCGAGCAGGCCCGCTTCTTCGGCGAGTCCCTGCGCGTGCTGCCCACGCTCATCGTCGGCGGCGAGGACATGAACGCGCAGGTGGATGCGCTCAAGGAGCGCCCCACCCTCATCGTCGCCACGCCGGGCCGGCTGGTGGACCTCTTGGGCGTGAAGGCCGTGAACCTGTCGCGCATCCAGACGTTGGTGCTGGATGAAGCGGACCGGATGCTCGACATGGGCTTCCTGCCGCAGATCAACCAGATCCTCCACGCGCTGCCCCGCGAGCGCCAGACGCTGCTGTTCTCCGCCACCCTGGGCGCGGACGTGACGCGCTTTGGCCAGCGCGCCCTGCACAAGCCCGTGCGCGTGGAGGTGACGCCCAGCGGGACGCCCGCGCCGCGCGCCGAGCAGCACCTCTACATCGTGAAGCCCGAGGAGAAGTGGCCGCTGCTGCTCACGCTGCTCGCGCAGGACCAGGCCAGCGCGCTCGTGTTCGTGCGCACCCAGCAGCGCGCGGACAAGATGAAGGAGCTGCTCGCCGCCGCGGGCCACAAGTCCGCCGCCCTGCACGCGGGCCGCACGCAGGCGCAGCGGCGTCAGGCGTTGGAGGGCTTCCGCCGGGGGCAGTACCGCTGCCTCGTGGCCACCGACCTGGCGGCGCGCGGACTGGACGTGGATGACATCGGCCACGTCATCAGCCTGGATGTGCCGCACGGGCCGGAGGACTACGTGCACCGCATCGGCCGCACCGCTCGCGCGGCGGCCAGTGGGCGGGCGTCACTCTTCGCGCTGGAAGTGGAGCGCCGCACGCTCCAGGACATCGAGCGCATCATCCGCCAGGAGCTTCCCCGCACGGAGGTGCCTCGCAAGGACCCCATCTTCCAGCGGGAGATGGCGGCGTTCCTGGCGAAGCAGCGCGACCCGGGGCCTCCCCAGGCCGACCATGGCCGCTCCAAGCGGCCCGAGGGCGCGGCGCCCGGGCGGCATGCCCGGACGCACGGCAAGGGCCGGCCAAAGGGCCCCAGCGGTCAGTGA
- a CDS encoding HesA/MoeB/ThiF family protein, whose translation MALREDQILRYSRQILLRDVGGRGQEALLSGGARVDGLGASGLTATAYLAGGGTPVTGVGSLTMGPWSPGFLASAQDVGQPVAEVLARVIPEVNPDAVGTSGGGLLAELPAAWSGEAPWVALGGDGVRGAVVFRGRDGCVWCFGETVRHLGTPPDGAMGVALGALGALVFQRLRLGMGPALGGRWLSAPGAMTDLEPRRCSRCAAAEAKP comes from the coding sequence ATGGCGCTGCGCGAGGATCAGATTCTCCGCTACTCCCGGCAGATCCTCCTGCGGGACGTGGGCGGGCGCGGCCAGGAGGCCCTGCTGTCGGGCGGCGCACGCGTGGACGGGCTGGGCGCGTCCGGCCTCACCGCCACGGCGTACCTGGCCGGCGGCGGCACCCCGGTGACGGGCGTGGGCTCCTTGACCATGGGGCCCTGGTCGCCGGGGTTCCTCGCGTCGGCCCAGGACGTGGGCCAGCCCGTGGCGGAGGTGCTGGCGCGCGTGATTCCGGAGGTGAACCCGGACGCGGTGGGCACGTCCGGCGGCGGGCTGCTCGCGGAGCTGCCGGCGGCCTGGAGCGGCGAGGCCCCCTGGGTCGCGCTGGGCGGTGACGGCGTGCGCGGCGCAGTGGTTTTCCGGGGCAGGGACGGCTGCGTCTGGTGCTTCGGGGAGACGGTGCGCCACCTGGGCACGCCGCCGGACGGGGCCATGGGCGTGGCCCTGGGCGCCCTGGGCGCGCTGGTGTTCCAGCGGCTGCGGCTGGGGATGGGCCCGGCGCTGGGCGGCCGGTGGTTGAGCGCGCCGGGCGCGATGACGGACCTGGAGCCGCGCCGGTGCTCGCGCTGCGCGGCGGCGGAAGCGAAGCCCTGA
- a CDS encoding S-(hydroxymethyl)glutathione dehydrogenase/class III alcohol dehydrogenase — MDVRAAVAFEAGKPLSIETVHLEGPKAGEVLIELKATGLCHTDEFTRSGADPEGLFPAIFGHEGAGIVVDVGPGVTSVKKGDHVIPLYTPECRGCKSCLSQKTNLCTAIRATQGKGLMPDGTSRFRLGKQMIHHYMGCSTFANYTVLPEIAVAKIREDAPFEKVCYIGCGVTTGVGAVVYTAKVEAGAKVVVFGLGGIGLNVVQAARMVGADMIVGVDLNPARKEIAEKFGMTHFVNPKEVEGDLVPYLVNLTGGGADYSFECIGNVKTMRQALECCHRGWGESIIIGVAGAGQEISTRPFQLVTGRVWKGSAFGGARGRTDVPKIVDWYMDGKIQVDPLITHTLKLEEINHGFDLMHEGKSIRSVVKYA; from the coding sequence ATGGACGTCCGCGCCGCCGTCGCCTTCGAGGCCGGCAAGCCCCTGAGCATCGAAACCGTGCACCTGGAAGGCCCCAAGGCGGGCGAGGTGCTGATCGAGCTGAAGGCCACCGGCCTGTGCCACACCGACGAGTTCACCCGCTCCGGCGCGGACCCGGAGGGGCTGTTCCCCGCCATCTTCGGCCACGAGGGCGCGGGCATCGTCGTGGACGTGGGCCCGGGCGTCACCAGCGTGAAGAAGGGCGACCACGTCATCCCGCTCTACACGCCGGAGTGCCGCGGCTGTAAGTCGTGCCTGTCCCAGAAGACGAACCTGTGCACGGCCATCCGCGCCACGCAGGGCAAGGGCCTGATGCCGGATGGCACCAGCCGCTTCCGCCTGGGCAAGCAGATGATCCACCACTACATGGGCTGCTCCACGTTCGCGAACTACACGGTGCTGCCGGAGATCGCCGTGGCGAAGATCCGCGAGGACGCCCCGTTCGAGAAGGTCTGCTACATCGGCTGCGGCGTCACCACGGGCGTGGGCGCCGTCGTCTACACCGCGAAGGTGGAGGCCGGCGCGAAGGTCGTCGTCTTCGGCCTGGGCGGTATCGGCCTCAACGTCGTGCAGGCCGCGCGCATGGTGGGCGCGGACATGATCGTCGGCGTGGACCTGAACCCCGCTCGCAAGGAGATCGCGGAGAAGTTCGGGATGACGCACTTCGTGAACCCGAAGGAGGTGGAGGGCGACCTCGTCCCCTACCTCGTGAACCTCACCGGCGGCGGCGCGGACTACAGCTTCGAGTGCATCGGCAACGTGAAGACCATGCGCCAGGCCCTCGAGTGCTGCCACCGTGGCTGGGGCGAGAGCATCATCATCGGCGTGGCGGGCGCGGGGCAGGAGATCAGCACCCGGCCGTTCCAGTTGGTCACCGGCCGCGTGTGGAAGGGCAGCGCGTTCGGCGGGGCCCGTGGCCGCACGGACGTGCCGAAGATCGTGGACTGGTACATGGACGGGAAGATTCAGGTGGACCCGCTCATCACCCACACGCTGAAGCTGGAGGAGATCAACCACGGCTTCGACCTGATGCACGAGGGCAAGTCCATCCGCAGCGTGGTGAAGTACGCATGA
- a CDS encoding ubiquitin-like small modifier protein 1 yields the protein MATIRIPTPMRTLTRNQAEVQATGATVGEVLRDLDARYPGMGARLFDDKGTVRRYVNIFLNEEDVRALNALDTPVKDADRITLIPAMAGG from the coding sequence ATGGCCACCATTCGCATTCCGACACCCATGCGCACGCTCACGCGCAACCAGGCCGAGGTCCAGGCCACCGGCGCCACCGTGGGCGAGGTGCTGCGCGACCTGGACGCGCGCTACCCCGGCATGGGCGCGCGCCTCTTCGACGACAAGGGCACCGTGCGCCGGTACGTGAACATCTTCCTCAACGAGGAGGACGTGCGCGCGCTCAACGCCCTGGACACGCCGGTGAAGGACGCGGACCGCATCACCCTCATCCCGGCCATGGCGGGGGGCTGA
- a CDS encoding DUF2378 family protein: MSPAEVVIQSTLFESLLRCVRLDSSLRERMTAAGYDPDRPRASYPASVFLRCQNLVLQAAYAGRPQQEALRQMGRDLVRGYFETLVGKVVNVALKVAGPERAMKRVALSFRSVMEPVEITSLELGPKDWRVTFQGYPFPAEAAAGCCEEALRQAGAATAHAVLENDDGHGRFELRMRW; the protein is encoded by the coding sequence ATGTCCCCGGCCGAGGTCGTCATCCAGTCCACGCTGTTCGAGTCGCTCCTGCGCTGCGTGCGATTGGACTCGTCCTTGCGCGAGCGCATGACGGCCGCGGGCTATGACCCGGACCGTCCCCGGGCCAGCTATCCGGCGTCGGTGTTCCTGCGCTGCCAGAACCTGGTGCTGCAGGCCGCCTACGCGGGCCGTCCGCAGCAGGAGGCGCTGCGGCAGATGGGCCGGGACCTGGTGCGCGGCTACTTCGAGACGCTGGTGGGCAAGGTGGTGAACGTGGCCCTGAAGGTCGCGGGCCCGGAGCGCGCCATGAAGCGGGTGGCGCTGAGCTTCCGCTCGGTGATGGAGCCGGTGGAGATCACCTCCCTGGAGTTGGGTCCCAAGGACTGGCGGGTGACATTCCAGGGCTACCCCTTTCCGGCGGAGGCCGCGGCGGGGTGCTGCGAGGAGGCCCTGCGTCAGGCCGGCGCCGCGACCGCCCACGCGGTGCTGGAGAACGACGACGGACACGGCCGCTTCGAGCTGCGCATGCGCTGGTAG
- a CDS encoding response regulator yields MDPTSSAAPLPIRVFVVEDQTKILKNQLRLFEGHPDIDIVGTALSGEAALAEVERDQPDVMLLDLGLPRMSGIDVTREVKARFPKVEILIFTIFDEEDKVLEAVKAGASGYLLKGATVDKIVEAIKEVRAGGTVIQPNLARRLLRHFRVEPDTAPVPTEPLPVTPSAAEAAADASAREPLLKPLSDREREILQLIAKGVSNSEAARLLSLSKATIRTHLEHIYRKLEVTNRVEAVTEGIRKGLISV; encoded by the coding sequence GTGGACCCGACTTCCAGCGCCGCCCCCCTCCCCATCCGCGTGTTCGTCGTGGAGGACCAGACCAAGATCCTGAAGAACCAGCTGCGCCTCTTCGAGGGCCACCCGGACATCGACATCGTGGGCACCGCGCTGTCCGGCGAAGCCGCGTTGGCGGAGGTGGAGCGCGATCAACCGGACGTGATGCTGCTGGACCTGGGGCTGCCGCGCATGAGCGGCATCGACGTGACGCGCGAGGTGAAGGCGCGCTTCCCGAAGGTGGAGATCCTGATCTTCACCATCTTCGACGAGGAGGACAAAGTCCTCGAAGCCGTGAAGGCGGGCGCGTCCGGCTACCTGCTCAAGGGCGCGACGGTGGACAAGATCGTCGAGGCCATCAAGGAGGTGCGCGCGGGCGGCACGGTCATCCAGCCGAACCTCGCGCGGCGCCTGTTGCGCCACTTCCGCGTGGAGCCGGACACCGCGCCCGTGCCCACCGAGCCGCTGCCCGTGACGCCGTCCGCCGCGGAGGCCGCCGCGGATGCGTCCGCGCGCGAGCCGCTGCTCAAGCCGCTGTCGGACCGCGAGCGCGAAATCCTGCAGCTCATCGCCAAGGGCGTGTCCAACAGCGAGGCGGCCCGGCTGCTGTCGCTCTCCAAGGCGACCATCCGCACGCACCTGGAGCACATCTACCGGAAACTCGAGGTGACGAACCGCGTGGAGGCCGTCACCGAGGGCATCCGCAAGGGCCTCATCTCCGTCTAG
- a CDS encoding sensor histidine kinase: MDSDLRPGDDHPAHDLKARVRAVLERRNLTDNVSAEQAAASWEQDRFVARARALFYARMMFLTLGLLILAVPAWSGYFGFNGPISFLGYFAMLIYSVANLLVIDHPKAGRWVTYLSLCFDLLITVVLIARPQVGGGLQSPLLATQLLFTTLFAILFPKPLAILPPLLALPITTRLDLLLNRSVTAVELLTLLWYLGLNFIIVYVLVYLNEREATAHREVVSLQGDLKELAVVEERNRLAREIHDGLGASLSSMIIQAEYILNLAREDGLRTEIREMKATAEESIEELRRNLRMMRDDFELAQGLEDYVKTFRERTGQDIRFERTGLTRKLPPDAQLALFRILQECLSNAAKHAEAKEVQVRLDFSAEGVHLVVRDNGKGFDPGRTPRGHYGLLNMRERAMKLGGSIVVDSAPGAGAQVAFSLPCLSA, translated from the coding sequence ATGGACAGCGACCTCCGACCCGGCGACGACCACCCGGCCCATGACCTGAAGGCCCGCGTCCGCGCCGTGCTGGAGCGCCGCAACCTCACGGACAACGTGTCCGCGGAGCAGGCGGCGGCCTCCTGGGAGCAGGACCGCTTCGTCGCCCGGGCCCGCGCGCTGTTCTACGCGCGGATGATGTTCCTCACGTTGGGCCTGCTCATCCTCGCGGTGCCCGCGTGGAGCGGCTACTTCGGCTTCAACGGGCCCATCTCCTTCCTGGGCTACTTCGCGATGCTCATCTACAGCGTCGCGAACCTGCTCGTCATCGACCACCCGAAGGCCGGCCGGTGGGTGACGTACCTGTCGCTCTGCTTCGACCTGCTGATCACCGTGGTGCTCATCGCGCGTCCGCAGGTGGGCGGCGGCCTCCAGAGTCCACTGCTGGCGACGCAGCTCTTGTTCACCACGCTCTTCGCCATCCTCTTCCCCAAGCCGCTGGCCATCCTGCCGCCGCTCCTGGCGCTGCCCATCACCACGCGCCTGGACCTGCTCCTCAACCGCTCCGTGACGGCGGTGGAGCTGCTCACGCTGCTCTGGTACCTGGGACTCAACTTCATCATCGTCTACGTGCTCGTGTACCTGAACGAGCGCGAGGCCACCGCGCACCGCGAGGTGGTGTCCCTGCAGGGCGACCTGAAGGAGCTGGCGGTGGTGGAGGAGCGCAACCGGCTGGCGCGCGAAATCCACGACGGCCTGGGCGCGTCGCTGTCCTCCATGATCATCCAGGCGGAGTACATCCTGAACCTCGCGCGCGAGGACGGGCTGCGCACGGAGATCCGCGAGATGAAGGCCACCGCGGAGGAGTCCATTGAAGAGCTGCGCCGCAACCTGCGGATGATGCGCGACGACTTCGAGCTGGCGCAGGGTCTGGAGGACTACGTCAAGACGTTCCGCGAGCGCACCGGGCAGGACATCCGCTTCGAGCGCACGGGCCTGACGCGCAAGCTGCCCCCGGACGCGCAGCTGGCGCTGTTCCGCATCCTCCAGGAGTGCCTGTCCAACGCCGCGAAGCACGCCGAGGCGAAGGAGGTCCAGGTGCGCCTGGACTTCAGCGCGGAGGGCGTGCACCTGGTGGTCCGCGACAACGGCAAGGGCTTCGACCCGGGCCGCACGCCGCGCGGCCACTACGGCCTGCTCAACATGCGTGAGCGGGCCATGAAGCTCGGGGGTTCCATCGTGGTGGACTCGGCGCCCGGCGCTGGGGCCCAGGTGGCCTTCTCCCTTCCCTGTCTTTCCGCCTGA
- a CDS encoding M67 family metallopeptidase, which translates to MVERAGRDDGPGAAPVLALRGGGSEALIRDVPPEVLAGMIRHLEAAWPHEGCGVILRSGVGEGDSWRVVPLPNVSPTPRVAYAFAPEAWLQVCLDADLRQEAVVSVFHSHVDTPAVFSSEDRRQAAPSGIALLPQVSYIVVAICGGRAASASQSVWSTGGFQTVPLPLADFRFEKPV; encoded by the coding sequence GTGGTTGAGCGCGCCGGGCGCGATGACGGACCTGGAGCCGCGCCGGTGCTCGCGCTGCGCGGCGGCGGAAGCGAAGCCCTGATCCGCGACGTCCCCCCGGAAGTCCTCGCCGGGATGATCCGCCACCTGGAGGCCGCGTGGCCCCACGAGGGCTGCGGCGTGATCCTCCGGAGCGGGGTGGGGGAGGGGGACTCCTGGCGGGTCGTTCCCCTGCCCAACGTCTCCCCCACGCCCCGTGTCGCCTATGCCTTCGCGCCGGAGGCGTGGCTCCAGGTGTGCCTGGACGCGGACCTGCGACAGGAGGCGGTGGTCAGTGTCTTCCACTCGCATGTGGACACGCCCGCAGTGTTCTCCAGCGAAGATCGACGCCAAGCCGCCCCGTCGGGAATCGCGCTCCTGCCTCAGGTGTCATATATCGTAGTCGCCATATGCGGAGGCAGGGCTGCCTCCGCCTCCCAGTCGGTTTGGAGCACGGGGGGTTTTCAGACTGTTCCGCTTCCATTGGCGGATTTC
- a CDS encoding sulfurtransferase TusA family protein codes for MPDVTATLDITREVCPMTYVRTKLKLESLPADSLLEVLLKGDEPLKNVPRSAKDEGHDVVSLDPRGDGTHRLIIRKRGK; via the coding sequence ATGCCCGACGTGACGGCGACGTTGGACATCACCCGCGAGGTGTGTCCGATGACCTACGTGCGCACCAAGCTGAAGCTGGAGTCGCTGCCCGCGGACTCGCTGCTGGAGGTGCTGCTCAAGGGCGATGAACCCTTGAAGAACGTGCCCCGCAGCGCGAAGGATGAGGGCCACGACGTGGTGTCCCTGGATCCGCGCGGGGACGGCACGCACCGGTTGATCATCCGCAAGCGGGGGAAATGA